From one Triticum urartu cultivar G1812 chromosome 3, Tu2.1, whole genome shotgun sequence genomic stretch:
- the LOC125548911 gene encoding uncharacterized protein LOC125548911, with protein MRGEFHGLQRLILEENPYAHYIHCFAHQLQLVVVAVAKCCSSVRDFFEYTSMVVNIVNASCKRHDQLAQEQHDEIVRQIESGELLEGKGKNQLTNLARPGDTRWGSHHKTLCRLVEMWKPVLKVLENLHNDANNVAQRTTAAGLIKHMESFEFFLILHLMIRLLGKTNNLSQCLQLKNQNIVRAVGLIKTTLEDIQEIRQNGWDELFKEVTDFCVKFNIVVPNMEDTRTANGRSRSWGGQMVTYNHHFKFEIFNVLHDQLIVELNNRFAERSTQLLRCIACLDPKNSFANYNEDKLVDLANMYAADFSTYEVTFVLRNQLDSFIREARGDPHLMNCNDLGHLAMNMVKSDMHTTFPLVYRLVELALILPVATATVEREFSAMSIIKTGLRNKIGDDWMNHRMVCYIERDVFVSIEESKIIERFQGYRTRKGVLPRPTRKFSLFASIVN; from the coding sequence ATGAGAGGGGAATTTCATGGGTTGCAAAGATTGATCTTGGAGGAAAATCCTTATGCTCATTATATACATTGTTTTGCCCACCAGTTACAATTAGTGGTTGTTGCTGTTGCCAAGTGTTGTTCATCAGTAAGGGATTTTTTTGAGTACACAAGCATGGTTGTTAACATTGTTAATGCTTCTTGTAAAAGACATGATCAGTTAGCCCAAGAGCAACATGATGAAATAGTACGCCAAATAGAGTCCGGGGAACTTCTTGAGGGAAAAGGGAAAAACCAACTAACTAACCTTGCAAGACCTGGTGATACACGGTGGGGATCACATCATAAAACATTGTGTCGTCTTGTTGAGATGTGGAAACCAGTTCTAAAGGTATTAGAAAATTTACACAATGATGCAAATAATGTTGCCCAAAGAACCACAGCTGCGGGGTTGATAAAGCACATGGAGTCTTTTGAATTTTTTCTCATATTGCATCTTATGATTAGATTATTGGGCAAGACTAACAATCTGTCACAATGCTTGCAATTGAAAAATCAAAATATTGTACGTGCTGTGGGATTGATTAAAACCACATTGGAGGATATTCAAGAGATAAGGCAGAATGGTTGGGATGAGCTCTTCAAAGAGGTAACAGACTTTTGTGTCAAATTCAACATTGTAGTGCCAAATATGGAAGATACAAGAACTGCTAATGGCCGTTCAAGGTCTTGGGGTGGGCAAATGGTAACTTACAACCATCATTTCAAATTTGAAATATTCAATGTGTTGCATGATCAGCTTATTGTGGAGTTGAACAACCGCTTTGCTGAAAGGTCTACTCAATTGTTGAGATGCATTGCTTGTCTTGACCCCAAGAATTCATTTGCCAATTATAATGAAGACAAGCTAGTAGATCTTGCTAATATGTATGCTGCTGATTTCTCTACATATGAAGTTACTTTTGTCCTTAGAAACCAACTAGACTCATTCATTCGGGAAGCAAGAGGTGATCCACATTTGATGAATTGCAATGATCTTGGTCATCTTGCCATGAATATGGTTAAAAGTGATATGCACACAACTTTTCCCTTAGTTTACCGTCTGGTTGAGTTAGCATTGATTTTACCTGTTGCAACCGCAACCGTGGAAAGGGAATTCTCAGCAATGAGCATTATCAAGACCGGATTGAGGAACAAAATAGGTGATGATTGGATGAATCATAGAATGGTATGTTACATTGAGAGAGATGTATTTGTTAGTATCGAAGAATCCAAGATCATT